In Triticum urartu cultivar G1812 chromosome 6, Tu2.1, whole genome shotgun sequence, the following proteins share a genomic window:
- the LOC125512644 gene encoding uncharacterized protein LOC125512644: MEDGASDFSDWEVLSASSGVGGDEAVLVSGEGGDVLPDHFALDSSSSTGFSGEGTWSEAASDDVEIESGLGSVDRFGSAMQEQTDLIGVVDSSAQLQFGGIDVTAQASRAFGASVACGGGAHEKQTAGLSCGEFDSIPQAALQGLEGILDSDATAVAGIGLQIEISENSSLQLEDGGADAICESSVLQAAATSDAMQTLQEELEQGKDASAASGCAEPGGDDKDGSSPLVAAAAPVTGDGERQVVVWRRLPFRFIHYCAWKVSPVWPISIAAALLGIVVLGRRMYRMRRKTQGLPQIKIAFDDKRASQFADRAARLNEAFLIAKRVPALRTLPGVALPWSMMQER; the protein is encoded by the exons ATGGAGGACGGGGCCTCGGATTTCAGCGACTGGGAGGTGCTATCTGCATCCTCGGGGGTCGGAGGCGATGAGGCCGTCCTTGTGTCCGGGGAAGGCGGCGACGTCCTCCCCGACCACTTCGCCCTCGACTCCTCTTCCTCCACTGGCTTCTCCGGCGAGGGCACGTGGTCGGAGGCTGCCTCCGACGACGTGGAAATTGAATCCGGGTTAGGATCAGTGGACAGATTTGGTTCTGCTATGCAAGAGCAGACGGATCTTATTGGGGTGGTGGATTCCAGCGCACAGTTGCAATTTGGCGGGATTGATGTGACTGCACAAGCCTCGCGGGCTTTTGGAGCCTCCGTGGCATGTGGTGGGGGCGCACATGAGAAGCAAACTGCGGGGTTAAGTTGCGGTGAGTTTGATTCGATTCCGCAAGCCGCGCTTCAAGGGTTGGAGGGAATTTTGGACTCCGATGCAACTGCCGTCGCCGGTATAGGACTCCAGATAGAAATATCAGAGAATTCTAGTTTGCAATTGGAAGATGGAGGGGCTGATGCCATTTGCGAAAGCTCTGTTCTTCAAGCTGCTGCAACAAGCGATGCAATGCAGACTCTGCAGGAAGAGCTggagcaagggaaggatgctAGTGCCGCTTCTGGCTGTGCTGAACCTGGTGGCGATGACAAGGATGGTTCTTCCCCTCTGGTTGCAGCTGCAGCTCCGGTCACCGGTGATGGAGAGAGGCAAGTGGTTGTATGGCGGAGGCTGCCGTTCAGGTTCATCCATTATTGTGCTTGGAAAGTGAGTCCGGTTTGGCCGATTTCCATCGCTGCAGCGTTGCTGGGGATAGTTGTGCTCGGGAGGAGGATGTATAGGATGAGGCGCAAGACCCAGGGCCTTCCCCAGATTAAGATCGCATTTGATGATAAG AGGGCCTCCCAGTTTGCAGACCGCGCAGCACGTCTCAATGAGGCCTTCTTGATCGCAAAACGTGTACCCGCTCTGAGAACTTTGCCTGGTGTTGCACTCCCCTGGTCAATGATGCAAGAGAGATGA